Proteins encoded in a region of the Acidobacteriota bacterium genome:
- a CDS encoding class I SAM-dependent RNA methyltransferase: protein MASARSYRTGSANPSRGERGAGAAISLDCVRCGIPRVGAAPESSAGDSGSATVPCGGGGGRGGGFLVVETLEVTIEKLVNGGEGLARLPADAAGRREVVFVPFTLPGERVRIEREGRRVRLLEILEPSPERIAPGCEYFGRCGGCQLQHTSAAQQLALKRAILLETLQRTGGVVWEGEVQEHAAEPWGYRNRVRLQAQPGVGTGYYEAASHRVLAITHCPIASEAINQGIAELAAADVSGRAELELAVDNQDGGLHDDAPLSFAVAGRSYRVSPGAFFQVNRYLAEVIVTAVTAGEQGEAALDLFSGVGLFALPLTAAFARVEAVEANPVAAKDLRHNLATTRTAGVTIAAMPALAYLRRRTPEPVDLLVADPPRAGLGPELTAAIVALAPVHLHLVSCDPATLGRDLRQLLSAGYRIMEMHLLDLFPQTAHIETAVKLHRET from the coding sequence GTGGCTAGCGCTCGTTCATATCGAACCGGGAGCGCAAACCCCTCTCGCGGCGAGCGCGGCGCTGGCGCGGCAATATCGCTTGACTGCGTACGATGCGGGATACCTCGAGTTGGCGCTGCGCCAGAATCTTCCGCTGGCGACTCTGGATCAGCAACTGTACCGTGCGGCGGTGGCGGCGGGCGTGGCGGTGGATTTCTAGTGGTAGAGACGCTCGAAGTCACCATTGAAAAGCTGGTGAACGGCGGGGAGGGACTGGCGCGGCTGCCGGCAGATGCGGCTGGGCGCCGCGAGGTAGTCTTCGTGCCCTTTACCCTGCCGGGCGAGCGCGTGCGCATAGAACGCGAGGGCCGGCGGGTGCGGCTGCTCGAGATTCTGGAACCTTCGCCGGAACGGATTGCGCCGGGCTGCGAGTACTTCGGCCGCTGCGGCGGCTGCCAGCTCCAGCACACCAGCGCGGCGCAGCAGCTTGCGCTCAAGCGCGCCATCCTGCTTGAAACATTGCAGCGGACCGGAGGCGTGGTGTGGGAGGGGGAAGTGCAGGAACATGCCGCCGAGCCGTGGGGCTATCGCAATCGCGTCCGCTTGCAGGCGCAGCCGGGCGTGGGTACGGGTTATTACGAGGCGGCGAGCCACCGCGTGCTGGCCATCACTCACTGTCCGATTGCATCAGAGGCGATTAACCAGGGCATTGCCGAGCTTGCCGCCGCCGACGTCAGCGGGCGAGCGGAACTCGAACTGGCCGTCGATAATCAGGATGGTGGTCTGCACGACGATGCCCCACTCTCGTTTGCGGTCGCGGGCCGGAGCTATCGCGTCAGTCCCGGCGCATTCTTTCAGGTAAACCGCTACTTGGCGGAAGTGATCGTAACAGCGGTGACCGCGGGCGAGCAGGGCGAGGCGGCGCTCGACTTGTTCAGCGGGGTGGGATTGTTTGCCCTGCCTCTAACTGCGGCGTTTGCACGAGTGGAGGCCGTGGAGGCCAACCCGGTTGCGGCAAAAGACCTGCGCCACAATCTCGCCACGACCCGTACCGCCGGGGTGACGATCGCGGCCATGCCGGCGTTGGCGTACCTGCGCCGCCGTACTCCTGAGCCGGTTGATCTGCTGGTCGCGGATCCGCCGCGCGCCGGACTCGGCCCGGAGCTGACGGCGGCCATCGTGGCGCTGGCGCCCGTGCACCTGCATCTGGTGTCGTGCGACCCCGCCACGCTGGGGCGCGACCTGCGGCAGCTTCTGTCGGCGGGTTACCGCATCATGGAGATGCACCTGCTGGATCTGTTCCCGCAGACGGCGCACATCGAGACGGCCGTCAAGCTGCACCGCGAAACTTAG
- a CDS encoding DUF420 domain-containing protein, protein MFGWSSLPVWIATLNLVSAALLVCGLVCIKRKRVRAHRAFMLSAFATSAVFLAVYLADHFHNGIVYYTGVGWLRLTYFAILSTHSLLASAVPVLAIITLVLALRGRFRRHRQWARWTWPIWMYVSVTGVAVYWMLYR, encoded by the coding sequence ATGTTTGGCTGGAGTTCATTGCCTGTCTGGATCGCCACCCTCAACCTGGTGAGCGCGGCGCTGCTGGTCTGCGGCCTGGTTTGCATCAAGCGCAAGCGCGTGCGCGCGCACCGTGCCTTCATGCTTTCCGCCTTTGCCACCTCGGCCGTATTCCTGGCGGTTTATCTCGCCGATCATTTTCACAACGGCATCGTTTACTACACCGGCGTCGGCTGGCTCCGGCTTACCTATTTCGCCATCCTCAGCACGCACTCGCTGCTCGCCTCCGCGGTGCCGGTTCTGGCGATTATCACCCTGGTGCTGGCGCTGCGCGGCCGATTTCGCCGCCACCGTCAGTGGGCGCGCTGGACCTGGCCCATCTGGATGTATGTCTCGGTGACCGGCGTCGCCGTCTACTGGATGCTCTACCGCTGA
- the cyoE gene encoding protoheme IX farnesyltransferase, giving the protein MGEWAGSCLALTKPRVTLLVVLTAVAACYVGADTALGWALLLKLAVGTALLAGGTAALNQLWERRTDALMSRTMARPLPAGKIQPPPAALFGGVTIAAGTALLAWGINGPCAYWGLATSAVYLLAYTPLKFRSPISTLIGALPGAGPILMGWAAARGGLDTAAWILFGIQFLWQFPHFLAIAWLYKEQYERAGIRMLPVVDENGSETSRQVLLYSLALIPVSLLPSLIGLTGPLYFAGALVLGCGLLYASLQSVRAKTRKSYLSLLRASVIYLPLLFGLMAYDRLFHP; this is encoded by the coding sequence CTGGGCGAGTGGGCCGGAAGCTGTCTGGCGCTGACCAAGCCGCGCGTCACCCTCCTGGTCGTGCTGACCGCCGTCGCCGCCTGCTACGTCGGCGCCGACACGGCGCTGGGTTGGGCGCTATTGCTCAAACTCGCTGTGGGCACCGCCCTCCTGGCCGGCGGCACCGCGGCGCTCAATCAGCTTTGGGAGCGGCGTACCGACGCCCTCATGTCCCGCACCATGGCGCGCCCGCTGCCGGCGGGAAAAATTCAGCCGCCGCCGGCCGCTCTCTTTGGCGGCGTGACCATCGCCGCCGGTACAGCACTGCTCGCCTGGGGTATCAATGGGCCCTGCGCCTATTGGGGGCTGGCGACCAGCGCCGTCTACCTGCTGGCGTACACGCCGCTGAAGTTCCGTTCCCCCATCAGCACGCTCATTGGCGCGCTGCCCGGCGCCGGACCCATCCTGATGGGCTGGGCTGCGGCGCGGGGTGGCCTCGACACCGCCGCCTGGATTCTGTTCGGCATTCAATTCTTGTGGCAGTTTCCGCACTTCCTCGCCATTGCCTGGCTCTACAAAGAGCAGTACGAACGCGCCGGCATCCGCATGTTGCCCGTGGTCGATGAAAATGGCAGCGAGACCTCGCGCCAGGTGCTGCTCTATTCGCTCGCCCTCATTCCCGTCAGCCTGCTGCCCAGCCTGATCGGCCTCACCGGACCGCTCTACTTTGCGGGCGCGCTGGTGCTGGGCTGCGGCCTGCTCTATGCCAGCCTTCAGAGTGTGCGCGCCAAAACGCGCAAGAGTTATCTGTCGCTATTGCGGGCCAGCGTGATCTATTTGCCGCTGCTGTTCGGCCTCATGGCTTACGACCGGCTCTTCCATCCCTGA
- a CDS encoding CoA-binding protein, with product MKLKPEILETIRTAHTIAVVGLSSNPARPSYGVARYLQSQGYRIIPVNPGERTVLGETAFPSLDAIPDTLRPVDIVDVFRRSQFVPDIVEQAIGLGARLLWLQEGVSHAGAEARAHQAGMQVVSDACLLKAHGRFVRPEAVPQS from the coding sequence ATGAAACTGAAGCCAGAAATCCTGGAAACCATCCGTACCGCGCACACCATCGCTGTCGTCGGCCTTTCGAGCAATCCCGCGCGGCCCAGCTATGGGGTGGCTCGATATTTGCAGTCCCAAGGCTACCGCATTATTCCGGTAAACCCGGGCGAGCGCACGGTGCTGGGAGAAACGGCCTTCCCCTCGCTGGATGCGATTCCGGACACCCTGCGGCCGGTAGATATCGTCGACGTCTTTCGCCGCAGCCAGTTTGTGCCGGATATCGTGGAGCAGGCGATCGGTCTGGGCGCGCGGCTGCTCTGGCTGCAGGAAGGTGTATCCCATGCCGGCGCCGAAGCGCGGGCGCACCAAGCCGGCATGCAAGTTGTGTCCGACGCCTGCCTGCTGAAAGCCCACGGACGCTTTGTGCGCCCAGAAGCGGTGCCGCAATCATGA
- a CDS encoding rRNA pseudouridine synthase produces the protein MKSRLQKLIAQAGYASRRQAETLITTGQVSVNGRIVTELGSKADWDTDRIAVAGKPLQRERNLRYLLFYKPKGVVSTLRDPEGRPSISDYTRLLRGIKERLYPVGRLDFHSEGLILLTNDGELANHVLKASTALPKTYWVKVSGRPSEEHLERLRRGVTIDGRRTAPAQIRWLRDAGASGRARQQAGVYRTSRENPWLEVVLVEGRYHQIRKMFQLVGHPVEKLKRVAIGKLTIGQLQSGKMRPLTEAEMFGLQKATPRQPRARGKAGAPPLAAAWRSPERQRADPAGNRSPHSKRPTGATKAKSGEPHS, from the coding sequence ATGAAAAGCCGGCTGCAAAAGCTCATCGCCCAGGCGGGGTATGCCTCCCGCCGGCAAGCGGAAACACTGATCACCACCGGCCAGGTGAGCGTCAACGGCCGCATTGTGACCGAGCTGGGCAGCAAAGCCGACTGGGACACGGACCGGATTGCCGTAGCCGGCAAGCCGCTCCAGCGCGAACGGAACCTGCGCTACCTGCTGTTTTACAAGCCCAAAGGTGTGGTCAGCACCCTCAGGGATCCAGAGGGCCGCCCCAGCATCAGCGATTACACTCGCCTGCTGCGGGGCATCAAGGAGCGTCTCTATCCCGTCGGGCGGCTGGATTTTCACTCCGAGGGCCTGATCCTGCTTACCAACGACGGCGAGCTCGCCAACCATGTACTGAAAGCCAGCACGGCGCTGCCCAAGACCTACTGGGTGAAAGTCAGCGGCCGGCCCAGCGAAGAACATCTCGAACGGCTCCGGCGCGGCGTCACGATCGATGGCCGGCGCACCGCGCCGGCGCAAATCCGCTGGCTGCGCGACGCCGGCGCCAGCGGCCGCGCCCGCCAGCAGGCAGGCGTTTACCGCACCTCGCGCGAAAATCCCTGGCTCGAGGTGGTGCTGGTCGAAGGCCGCTATCATCAAATCCGCAAAATGTTCCAGCTCGTCGGTCACCCGGTGGAAAAGCTGAAACGCGTGGCCATCGGCAAATTGACCATTGGCCAGCTACAATCAGGAAAGATGCGTCCCCTGACCGAAGCCGAAATGTTCGGCCTGCAAAAAGCAACCCCACGCCAACCAAGGGCGCGAGGTAAGGCGGGCGCGCCGCCCTTGGCGGCAGCTTGGAGGAGCCCCGAGCGCCAGCGGGCGGATCCTGCCGGGAATCGAAGCCCGCACTCCAAGCGACCAACGGGAGCGACCAAAGCAAAAAGTGGCGAGCCACATAGCTAA
- a CDS encoding septal ring lytic transglycosylase RlpA family protein gives MRRIFAFLLLTMSLLSAPLAVRVPNASSAGQPEDFSPAAPIPPVKLPYQVGIASWYGSFFQGKETTSGHPFNMWAMTAAHRTLPLGTRVRVTNLANNLAVILRINDRGPVPDSRIIDLSYGAARALHFSGQGLAPVRIDILARKGPLGVTASPNATQLASLP, from the coding sequence ATGAGACGAATCTTTGCCTTCCTCCTTTTGACCATGTCGCTCCTCAGCGCGCCTTTGGCCGTGCGGGTTCCTAACGCATCATCGGCAGGCCAGCCTGAGGACTTTAGTCCTGCCGCCCCCATTCCTCCGGTCAAGCTCCCCTACCAGGTGGGTATCGCGAGCTGGTATGGCTCATTTTTCCAGGGAAAAGAGACCACCAGCGGCCATCCGTTCAATATGTGGGCCATGACCGCCGCCCACCGCACCCTGCCGTTGGGCACGCGCGTCCGCGTCACCAACCTCGCAAACAATCTGGCCGTCATTTTGCGGATCAACGACCGCGGTCCGGTGCCTGACTCCCGCATTATTGACCTGAGCTATGGCGCCGCCCGGGCGCTGCATTTCAGCGGTCAGGGCCTGGCGCCGGTTCGTATCGACATTCTTGCCCGCAAAGGCCCCCTCGGCGTCACCGCGTCGCCCAACGCCACCCAACTCGCCTCGCTGCCCTGA
- the dacB gene encoding D-alanyl-D-alanine carboxypeptidase/D-alanyl-D-alanine-endopeptidase: MPSRTVRLTRIALIALLLPAVAAAAGVPPKTDPPLTPVEKVLQRRLGQILRGPGFQHGFWGVYVYDASRRRVLFDHNGERWFTPASNAKLFTLATALSLLGSNFRFHTVVQSTAAPDAQGVIAGNVVLVGAGDPSLSGRSYPYEVPPPEPALPYDPSAIPLLLARSLAGRGVTQIKGNIVGDDSYFTDDPYPVGWAIDDMLWDYGAPVSALTLNDNTRFLQIYPGPRPGALPRLVWTPALNPPATENLIRTGAAGSATRVDLNLDPATGALRLTGMMALDNPGVLEALAVRHPALYAGQLLKQALEAQGIKVEGKVIACHSNCLSGPPYQLTAWQSPPLAEIEQVTAKVSQNLEAELLLRVLGKLLGNSASPAHDPSPDAETRAGEAVVHGFLYQAGLNATDTALIDGSGLARSDLVTPAGIVRLLLYMDRGQEAKAWHALLPVAGEDGTLQHRFLHEAATGRLDAKTGSLSHVNSLSGYVQAREGDTLVFSILSNNVNRPNAAVRKQIDQIANLLAAW, from the coding sequence ATGCCGAGCCGAACTGTCCGTCTGACCCGAATCGCCCTGATTGCCTTACTTTTGCCCGCGGTGGCAGCGGCGGCGGGCGTGCCGCCGAAGACCGATCCTCCCTTGACGCCGGTCGAGAAGGTGTTGCAGCGACGGCTGGGGCAGATACTGCGCGGGCCTGGATTTCAGCACGGCTTCTGGGGCGTGTACGTTTACGACGCCAGCCGGCGGCGGGTGCTGTTCGACCATAACGGCGAGCGCTGGTTTACGCCGGCGTCGAACGCCAAGCTGTTCACGCTGGCGACTGCGCTCAGCCTGCTGGGCAGCAACTTCCGGTTTCACACAGTGGTGCAATCGACCGCCGCGCCGGATGCCCAGGGGGTGATTGCCGGCAACGTGGTTCTAGTGGGCGCCGGCGACCCGAGTTTGTCGGGGCGGTCCTACCCCTACGAGGTGCCGCCGCCGGAGCCTGCGCTGCCGTACGATCCGAGTGCCATCCCCTTGCTGCTGGCGCGGTCGCTGGCCGGGCGTGGCGTGACGCAGATCAAAGGCAACATCGTCGGGGACGACAGCTATTTCACCGATGATCCCTATCCCGTCGGTTGGGCCATCGACGACATGCTCTGGGATTACGGCGCCCCGGTGTCGGCGCTGACGCTGAACGACAACACCCGCTTCCTGCAGATTTACCCTGGACCGCGGCCGGGCGCGTTGCCGCGGCTGGTCTGGACGCCGGCACTGAATCCGCCCGCTACGGAAAATCTGATCCGCACCGGCGCAGCCGGCAGCGCCACGCGCGTGGACCTCAATCTGGACCCGGCCACAGGCGCGCTGCGGCTGACCGGCATGATGGCACTGGATAACCCTGGGGTGCTGGAAGCTCTGGCGGTGCGCCATCCGGCGCTGTACGCTGGGCAACTGCTCAAGCAGGCACTAGAGGCGCAGGGGATCAAAGTCGAGGGCAAAGTCATTGCCTGCCATAGCAACTGCCTGTCCGGCCCACCCTACCAGCTCACCGCATGGCAATCGCCGCCGCTGGCCGAAATCGAACAGGTCACGGCCAAGGTCAGCCAGAATCTGGAAGCGGAGCTGCTCTTGCGCGTGCTGGGAAAACTGCTGGGCAATAGCGCCTCGCCAGCCCATGATCCCAGCCCGGATGCGGAGACGCGCGCGGGCGAGGCGGTCGTCCATGGCTTCTTGTATCAGGCGGGGTTGAATGCCACCGACACGGCGCTGATCGATGGCTCCGGTCTGGCGCGCAGCGATCTGGTCACACCCGCGGGCATCGTGCGCCTGCTGCTCTATATGGACCGGGGCCAAGAGGCGAAAGCGTGGCACGCCCTGTTACCTGTGGCCGGTGAGGACGGCACCCTGCAGCACCGCTTTCTGCACGAAGCGGCCACGGGGCGGCTCGACGCCAAAACCGGCTCGCTGAGCCACGTCAACTCGCTCAGCGGCTACGTGCAGGCGCGCGAGGGCGACACGCTGGTATTTTCGATCCTAAGCAACAACGTCAACCGGCCGAATGCTGCCGTGCGCAAGCAGATCGACCAGATCGCCAACCTGCTCGCCGCGTGGTAG